The Streptomyces tendae genome has a window encoding:
- a CDS encoding NTP transferase domain-containing protein, with translation MLAGGASRRLGGTDKPAVRVGGRPLLDRVLAACADARTTVVVADPRPTTRQVVWAREDPPGGGPLAALDAGLRHLTAEHVVLLSADLPFLGRRTVGALLASLRRGAADGVLLTDSDGRDQPLVAAYRTGALRRELAALTARHGGPAGLPLRRLTGALDLLRISDPVASFDCDTWDDIATARARIREHGHVLDEWISAVKDELGIDLDVDTGLLLDLARDAAHGVARPAAPLTTFLVGFAAAQGSGDRDAVAEAVRKAVALAGRWAEEDTPEAASPGTPSADADGAAAESGGTAPGAAPGTRPDAG, from the coding sequence GTGCTCGCCGGCGGTGCCTCCCGGCGGCTCGGCGGCACGGACAAGCCGGCCGTGCGGGTCGGCGGACGGCCGCTGCTCGACCGGGTGCTCGCGGCCTGCGCCGACGCCCGCACCACGGTGGTCGTGGCCGACCCCCGGCCCACCACGCGCCAGGTGGTCTGGGCCCGCGAGGACCCGCCGGGCGGCGGGCCCCTCGCCGCGCTCGACGCCGGCCTCCGGCACCTGACGGCGGAACACGTCGTGCTGCTCTCCGCCGATCTCCCGTTCCTGGGCCGCCGCACCGTCGGCGCGCTGCTGGCCTCCCTTCGCCGAGGTGCGGCCGACGGCGTGCTGCTGACCGACTCCGACGGCCGGGACCAGCCGCTCGTGGCCGCGTACCGGACCGGTGCCCTGCGCCGCGAGCTGGCCGCTCTCACCGCCCGGCACGGCGGACCGGCCGGGCTCCCCCTGCGCCGGCTCACCGGTGCCCTCGACCTTCTCCGCATCTCCGACCCGGTGGCGTCCTTCGACTGCGACACCTGGGACGACATCGCCACTGCCAGGGCACGCATCAGGGAGCATGGACACGTGTTGGACGAATGGATCTCCGCAGTCAAGGACGAGCTGGGCATCGACCTGGACGTCGACACCGGCCTGCTGCTCGACCTGGCCCGTGACGCCGCCCACGGGGTGGCGCGGCCCGCCGCCCCGCTGACCACCTTCCTCGTCGGCTTCGCGGCCGCCCAGGGGAGCGGCGACCGGGACGCCGTGGCCGAGGCCGTCCGCAAGGCCGTCGCGCTGGCCGGACGCTGGGCCGAGGAGGACACCCCGGAGGCCGCTTCCCCCGGCACCCCGTCCGCCGACGCCGACGGCGCCGCCGCCGAATCCGGTGGTACCGCGCCCGGTGCGGCACCCGGCACCCGCCCGGACGCGGGATGA
- a CDS encoding potassium channel family protein, translating to MKLPGQDVIARQADEHLVTYRVKLPRKLVEHPIRQVAKRLSTALLVLVVTALVVYADRDGYTDNSDGSVDLLDAFYYATVTLSTTGYGDITPVTDAARLTNIFVITPLRVLFLIILVGTTLEALTERTREEWRLNRWRSTLRDHTVVVGFGTKGRSAIRTVCATGLRKEQVVVVDPSAKAIDAATADGYAGVIGDATRSEVLKRAELQRARQVIIATQRDDTAVLVTLTARQINRTAKIVAAVREEENAPLLKQSGADAVITSASAAGRLLGLSVLSPAAGMVMEDLIQQGTGLDVVERPVIKAEVGKLPREMDDLVVSVVRGHRVLGYDDPDVGTLELTDRLITIVRATPGSQVAPDVRPLRD from the coding sequence GTGAAACTTCCGGGCCAGGACGTCATCGCCCGCCAGGCGGACGAGCATCTGGTGACGTACCGGGTGAAGCTGCCCCGCAAACTGGTGGAGCACCCGATCCGGCAGGTCGCCAAACGGCTGTCGACGGCTCTGCTGGTGCTGGTGGTGACGGCGCTCGTCGTCTACGCCGACCGGGACGGCTACACCGACAACTCCGACGGATCCGTCGATCTCCTCGACGCCTTCTACTACGCGACCGTCACCCTCTCCACCACGGGGTACGGCGACATCACGCCGGTCACGGACGCGGCCCGGCTCACCAACATCTTCGTCATCACGCCGCTGCGGGTGTTGTTCCTGATCATCCTGGTCGGCACCACCCTCGAGGCCCTCACCGAACGCACCCGGGAGGAATGGCGGCTGAACCGCTGGAGGTCCACGTTGCGCGATCACACCGTAGTCGTCGGATTCGGGACCAAGGGCAGGTCCGCGATCAGGACGGTCTGCGCGACGGGGCTCCGCAAGGAGCAGGTCGTGGTGGTCGATCCCAGTGCCAAGGCGATCGACGCGGCCACGGCGGACGGCTACGCGGGCGTGATAGGGGACGCGACGCGCAGCGAGGTGCTGAAGCGCGCCGAACTCCAGCGGGCCCGCCAGGTCATCATCGCGACCCAGCGCGACGACACGGCGGTCCTGGTGACGTTGACGGCGCGCCAGATCAACCGGACCGCGAAGATCGTCGCCGCGGTCCGCGAGGAGGAGAACGCCCCGCTGCTCAAGCAGTCGGGTGCCGACGCGGTCATCACCAGTGCCAGCGCGGCGGGGCGGCTGCTGGGCCTGTCGGTGCTGAGCCCGGCCGCCGGCATGGTCATGGAGGACCTGATCCAGCAGGGCACGGGGCTCGACGTCGTCGAACGGCCGGTCATAAAGGCCGAGGTGGGGAAGTTGCCGCGGGAGATGGACGACCTGGTGGTGAGCGTCGTACGCGGGCACCGGGTGCTCGGCTACGACGACCCGGACGTCGGGACGCTGGAGCTGACGGACCGGCTGATCACGATCGTGCGGGCGACACCGGGCAGCCAGGTGGCCCCGGACGTCCGGCCGCTCCGCGACTGA
- a CDS encoding biotin/lipoyl-containing protein, whose protein sequence is MAQVLEFKLPDLGEGLTEAEIVRWLVEVGDVVAVDQPVVEVETAKAMVEVPCPYGGVVTARFGAEGTELPVGAPLLTVAVGETADDGPAGDAAGAAGAGDTAASDSASGREPAADGSGNVLVGYGTSQAPARRRRVRQAPAVPR, encoded by the coding sequence ATGGCACAGGTGCTGGAGTTCAAGCTGCCCGACCTCGGTGAAGGGCTCACCGAGGCGGAGATCGTGCGCTGGCTGGTCGAGGTCGGTGACGTCGTCGCCGTGGACCAGCCGGTCGTCGAGGTCGAGACGGCCAAGGCGATGGTGGAGGTGCCCTGCCCCTACGGCGGTGTGGTCACGGCCCGTTTCGGCGCCGAGGGCACCGAACTGCCCGTCGGTGCCCCGCTGCTGACGGTGGCGGTCGGTGAGACGGCGGACGACGGCCCGGCCGGTGACGCCGCGGGCGCCGCGGGCGCCGGGGACACGGCGGCTTCCGACAGCGCGAGCGGCCGGGAGCCGGCCGCCGACGGCTCCGGCAACGTCCTGGTCGGCTACGGCACCTCGCAGGCACCGGCCCGGCGCCGCCGGGTCCGTCAGGCCCCGGCCGTCCCGCGGTGA
- a CDS encoding molybdopterin molybdotransferase MoeA produces MTARAARAGEDADDLDVEEALALVKDAHDRTAGDHAPGGHGQGAGTSGGSAHRDATEWTEARAVAERAPRLGGGRSTGYLTPVAVPLGSALGLTLTAPLLALTDLPSFDTSAMDGWAVSGPGPWDVREKGVLAGHSAHAPLTDGEAVRIATGARIPPDTTAVLRSEHGRTDDKGRLFATAETRAPHTVSHGQDIRPRGQECRSGDQLLPVGTLVTPPVLGMAAAAGYDTLTVVPRPRAAVFVLGDELLGEGLPHDGLIRDALGPLLPPWLRALGAEVVDVRRVGDQKDALLKALTSCDADVVVTTGGTAAGPVDHVHPTLRRLGAELLVDGVAVRPGHPMLLARIKEGRYLVGLPGNPLAAVSGLVTLAEPLLRTLAARPAPEGYTLPLRDAVQGHPYDTRLVPVALRGDRALPLLYNGPAMLRGVAAADALAVVPPGGAKPGQDAELLDLPWASGGIGVCFT; encoded by the coding sequence ATGACCGCGCGTGCAGCCCGGGCCGGTGAGGACGCCGACGACCTCGACGTCGAGGAGGCGCTCGCTCTCGTGAAGGACGCCCACGACCGCACCGCAGGTGACCACGCCCCAGGCGGGCACGGACAGGGCGCCGGCACGTCCGGCGGTTCCGCGCACCGTGACGCCACGGAGTGGACGGAGGCCCGGGCCGTTGCCGAACGCGCCCCACGCCTCGGCGGCGGCAGGAGCACCGGGTACCTGACCCCGGTGGCCGTCCCGCTCGGCTCCGCACTCGGCCTCACGCTCACCGCCCCGCTCCTGGCCCTGACCGACCTGCCGTCCTTCGACACCTCCGCGATGGACGGCTGGGCCGTCTCCGGTCCCGGGCCCTGGGACGTGCGGGAGAAGGGCGTGCTCGCCGGGCACAGCGCGCACGCGCCGCTGACCGACGGCGAGGCCGTCCGCATCGCCACCGGCGCCCGCATCCCGCCGGACACCACCGCCGTGCTGCGCAGTGAGCACGGCCGCACCGACGACAAGGGCCGGCTGTTCGCCACCGCCGAGACCCGGGCGCCGCACACCGTCTCGCACGGCCAGGACATCCGCCCCCGGGGCCAGGAGTGCCGCAGCGGCGACCAGTTGCTGCCCGTGGGCACGCTGGTCACCCCGCCGGTGCTCGGCATGGCCGCCGCCGCCGGTTACGACACGCTCACCGTCGTCCCCCGCCCCCGCGCCGCCGTGTTCGTACTCGGCGACGAACTGCTCGGCGAGGGGCTGCCGCACGACGGACTGATCCGGGACGCGCTGGGCCCGCTGCTCCCGCCGTGGCTGCGCGCCCTGGGCGCCGAGGTCGTCGACGTACGGCGGGTCGGCGACCAGAAGGACGCGCTGCTCAAGGCGCTGACGTCCTGCGACGCCGATGTGGTCGTCACCACCGGCGGCACCGCCGCGGGACCGGTCGACCATGTGCACCCCACGCTGCGCCGCCTGGGAGCCGAACTGCTGGTGGACGGCGTCGCGGTGCGCCCCGGCCATCCGATGCTGCTGGCCCGGATCAAGGAGGGCCGGTACCTCGTCGGCCTGCCGGGCAACCCCCTCGCGGCCGTGTCCGGCCTGGTCACCCTCGCCGAGCCCCTGCTGCGGACCCTCGCCGCCCGCCCCGCCCCCGAGGGGTACACGCTGCCGCTCAGGGACGCGGTGCAGGGACACCCGTACGACACCCGGCTGGTGCCCGTCGCCCTGCGCGGTGACCGGGCGCTGCCGCTGCTCTACAACGGTCCTGCCATGCTGCGCGGGGTCGCCGCGGCGGACGCGCTGGCCGTCGTACCGCCCGGGGGTGCGAAGCCCGGACAGGATGCGGAACTGCTGGACCTGCCCTGGGCGTCCGGGGGAATCGGGGTGTGTTTCACGTGA